From Fimbriiglobus ruber, one genomic window encodes:
- the bluB gene encoding 5,6-dimethylbenzimidazole synthase encodes MTAEVNSWAFSDTDRAAVYRAIQTRRDVRSHFRPAALPDEVLFRILAAAHHAPSVGFSQPWDFIVVADAVVRQAVKVSFDRENARAAENYEGERHELYQSLKLEGILASAVNVCVTCDRARGGPHVLGRNTVLDADLFSTCLAVQNLWLAARAEGVGVGWVSILAPNDLARLLGLPDHVVPVAYLCLGYVTDFAPTPDLERAGWGERIAVDTLVHRDRWGHPYKHSDDTAAQPLPESPEPPC; translated from the coding sequence ATGACCGCCGAAGTCAATTCCTGGGCCTTTTCCGACACCGACCGCGCGGCCGTCTACCGCGCGATCCAGACGCGGCGCGATGTCAGATCGCATTTCCGTCCGGCTGCCCTTCCGGACGAGGTGTTGTTCCGCATTCTCGCCGCCGCGCACCACGCCCCGTCGGTCGGGTTTAGCCAGCCGTGGGATTTTATTGTCGTCGCCGACGCGGTCGTGCGACAGGCCGTCAAGGTCTCCTTCGACCGTGAGAACGCCCGGGCCGCTGAGAACTACGAGGGAGAACGACACGAGTTGTACCAGTCGCTCAAATTGGAAGGCATTCTGGCGAGCGCGGTGAACGTGTGCGTAACGTGCGACCGCGCCCGCGGCGGCCCACACGTACTCGGGCGGAACACCGTCCTCGACGCCGACTTGTTCAGCACCTGTTTGGCGGTCCAAAATCTCTGGCTCGCCGCCCGGGCAGAAGGTGTCGGCGTCGGGTGGGTGAGTATCCTCGCTCCCAACGATCTGGCCCGTTTGCTCGGCTTACCGGACCATGTCGTTCCGGTCGCTTATCTTTGTCTCGGGTACGTCACCGATTTCGCTCCCACGCCAGATCTCGAACGGGCCGGCTGGGGCGAGCGGATCGCCGTCGACACGTTGGTTCACCGCGACCGCTGGGGCCACCCTTACAAGCATTCAGATGACACGGCTGCGCAACCTTTACCGGAATCACCCGAGCCACCATGCTGA
- the cobT gene encoding nicotinate-nucleotide--dimethylbenzimidazole phosphoribosyltransferase has translation MLTPADIRRHLDHLTKPAGSLGRLEDLALRLCAIQQTFTPQTRPRRIVLFAADHGVAAEGVTSWPSDVTHLMVRNIVTGGAASSVLARTTETGLRLIDVGTFGPDLTTDLDPTNQYVCAKVRHGSRNLAVGPALTVEEFDRALAVGREQADAASRDGIRVVAAGEMGIGNSTPASCLTALLAGVPLETAVGRGAGADDAVLARKRDVVALAVAAARPRLGVDLRAAIASVAGLEIAALAGFFVGAADAGLTIVLDGFIATAGALVAERLRPGTATAMIAAHRSAEPGHAAALAALGLTPMLDTWNLRLGEGTGALLLMPLLDAAAAIVTQMATFDSAGIAAHE, from the coding sequence ATGCTGACGCCCGCCGACATTCGCCGCCACCTCGACCACCTGACCAAGCCCGCCGGCAGCCTGGGCCGTCTGGAAGACCTGGCATTGCGGCTCTGCGCGATCCAACAAACCTTTACGCCCCAAACCCGCCCCAGACGCATTGTGCTGTTCGCCGCCGACCACGGCGTGGCCGCGGAAGGCGTAACGTCGTGGCCGTCCGACGTCACGCACCTCATGGTGCGAAACATTGTGACCGGCGGCGCTGCCAGTAGCGTCCTGGCGCGGACGACCGAAACCGGCCTGCGATTGATCGACGTCGGCACGTTCGGTCCGGACCTCACGACCGACCTCGACCCGACCAACCAATATGTGTGCGCCAAAGTCCGCCACGGCTCACGGAACCTGGCCGTCGGTCCTGCATTGACCGTTGAGGAATTCGACCGCGCATTGGCGGTCGGCCGCGAGCAGGCGGACGCGGCCTCGCGCGACGGCATCCGCGTCGTCGCGGCCGGGGAGATGGGCATCGGGAACAGTACGCCCGCCAGTTGTCTGACTGCGTTACTCGCTGGCGTGCCGCTCGAAACCGCCGTCGGCCGCGGTGCGGGGGCGGACGACGCAGTCTTGGCCCGCAAGCGCGACGTTGTCGCGCTTGCAGTGGCGGCCGCCCGTCCGCGTCTGGGCGTCGACCTTCGGGCGGCCATCGCGTCCGTCGCGGGCCTGGAGATTGCCGCCCTGGCTGGCTTCTTCGTTGGGGCCGCCGACGCGGGGTTAACCATCGTCCTCGACGGGTTCATCGCCACTGCCGGTGCGCTCGTAGCCGAACGGCTGCGACCAGGCACGGCAACCGCGATGATTGCCGCCCACCGTTCGGCCGAACCCGGCCACGCGGCCGCTCTGGCCGCACTCGGCCTGACCCCAATGCTCGACACCTGGAACTTGCGCCTTGGGGAAGGCACCGGGGCCCTCCTCCTGATGCCGCTGCTCGACGCCGCGGCCGCGATCGTCACGCAAATGGCGACGTTCGATTCGGCGGGGATCGCGGCCCATGAATAG
- a CDS encoding adenosylcobinamide-GDP ribazoletransferase encodes MNSLPHMHAFLAAVQFLTRVPVPGGMNRPDADRSLLRAAVVFFPLVGGMIGATTGGLIWIAAHVWPPTVAVVLGLAFEAILTGAFHEDAVADCCDGFGGGWTRADVLRIMTDSRVGAFGSLGLALAVLLRIAGLTAIDLPTMVAVSAAAGALGRWAGVFVMSVVPPLPDHTGLSKDVGARVGPRHVAAAASLTMLAAAWYAAIDPVRFAAAVGCVVMASLVWAYYVRRRLGGITGDCAGFACYLGQLLVLLVAAAHPLSAWVGS; translated from the coding sequence ATGAATAGCCTCCCCCACATGCACGCTTTCCTGGCCGCCGTACAGTTTCTGACGCGCGTGCCCGTGCCCGGCGGGATGAATCGACCGGACGCCGACCGTTCACTCCTCCGAGCGGCCGTCGTTTTCTTCCCGCTTGTAGGCGGAATGATCGGCGCGACAACCGGCGGTTTGATTTGGATTGCGGCGCACGTTTGGCCCCCAACGGTGGCCGTCGTTCTCGGCTTGGCGTTCGAGGCAATTCTGACGGGGGCGTTTCACGAAGACGCGGTCGCCGATTGTTGTGACGGATTCGGCGGCGGATGGACCCGGGCGGACGTGTTGAGAATCATGACCGACAGCCGGGTCGGTGCCTTCGGCTCACTCGGGCTCGCGCTCGCGGTTCTCCTGCGTATTGCCGGCCTGACCGCGATCGATCTCCCCACAATGGTGGCGGTGAGCGCCGCGGCCGGCGCTCTGGGCCGCTGGGCCGGCGTGTTCGTCATGTCCGTCGTCCCACCGCTCCCCGACCACACCGGTCTGAGCAAAGACGTCGGAGCCCGCGTCGGCCCGAGGCACGTCGCCGCCGCGGCATCCCTGACGATGCTCGCCGCGGCATGGTACGCCGCAATCGACCCCGTGCGGTTCGCCGCCGCTGTCGGCTGCGTCGTTATGGCATCACTGGTATGGGCCTACTACGTCCGCCGGCGGCTAGGCGGCATTACCGGCGACTGTGCCGGCTTCGCCTGTTACCTGGGGCAACTCTTGGTTTTACTCGTCGCGGCCGCTCACCCTCTATCGGCCTGGGTCGGATCGTGA
- a CDS encoding histidine phosphatase family protein, with product MTRRLLLVRHPPVEDHYRGYCYGVSDIALGVTGFARAAELAIRLAAEPITLLFHSGLSRAAAVTDRITALTGQPAVADTRLCERDFGSWELRPWAAIYAESGNAMDGMLDDPTGWRPPGGETTYEMRDRVLAWYRALPDAGTIVAVAHGGPIAALRGTLTGVPVRGWLKLVPEPGSMISWEDNPS from the coding sequence GTGACCCGCCGCCTCCTGCTCGTCCGCCACCCGCCTGTGGAGGATCACTACCGCGGCTACTGCTACGGCGTGAGCGACATCGCACTCGGCGTGACGGGCTTCGCGCGTGCCGCCGAGTTGGCCATTCGGCTCGCCGCCGAGCCGATCACGTTGTTGTTCCACAGCGGCCTATCTCGCGCGGCCGCCGTGACCGACCGAATCACCGCACTGACCGGGCAACCGGCGGTCGCCGATACCAGGCTGTGCGAACGTGACTTCGGCTCGTGGGAACTGCGACCGTGGGCAGCGATCTATGCCGAGAGCGGCAACGCCATGGACGGCATGCTCGACGACCCCACTGGTTGGCGACCGCCCGGTGGCGAAACGACTTATGAAATGCGCGACAGGGTTTTGGCGTGGTATCGCGCGTTGCCAGACGCGGGCACAATCGTGGCTGTCGCGCACGGCGGACCGATCGCGGCATTGCGTGGCACGTTGACGGGTGTGCCCGTGCGGGGATGGCTAAAGCTTGTACCGGAACCGGGCAGTATGATCTCTTGGGAAGATAATCCGAGCTGA
- a CDS encoding DnaB-like helicase C-terminal domain-containing protein, which produces MTAHFVPAADLIAEWQADVLSGKPPTLYPGGEGDLGRIEIGPGLVTLLGGPPGVGKSAFVMQLVIDALRLTPTLRALVANVEMAPAALLDRQLARLSGVDLRTIRYRKLGAEHADRIAAGLRALVELGTRLAFARPPWTVENVARAGDASGADLIVMDYIQRFTAPGEQSHKKAAVDAVMEYVRGMADCGVAVLVIAAVGRQRDDKGRSGYGGLNLASFRESSELEYGADDAFLLVRDSPDDPTGITLKHVKSRHGESLDIPLRFTGHVQRFDPVGDTPDDGPLAAAVRNIWGQQAGEAEGGDW; this is translated from the coding sequence ATGACCGCCCACTTCGTTCCCGCCGCTGATCTGATCGCCGAGTGGCAAGCCGACGTCCTCTCGGGCAAGCCCCCGACCTTGTACCCGGGCGGCGAGGGCGACCTCGGCCGGATCGAGATCGGCCCGGGTCTGGTGACGCTACTCGGCGGCCCACCCGGGGTCGGCAAGAGCGCGTTCGTCATGCAACTGGTGATCGACGCCCTCCGGCTCACGCCGACACTCCGGGCCCTGGTCGCGAACGTCGAGATGGCACCGGCCGCCCTCCTCGACCGCCAACTGGCCCGGCTGTCCGGGGTCGACCTGCGGACCATCCGTTACCGGAAACTCGGCGCCGAACACGCGGACCGCATCGCCGCCGGGCTCCGGGCCCTCGTGGAACTCGGCACCCGGCTGGCGTTCGCCCGCCCGCCGTGGACGGTCGAGAACGTCGCGCGGGCGGGCGACGCGTCCGGGGCCGACCTGATCGTGATGGATTACATCCAGCGATTCACTGCGCCCGGGGAGCAGTCCCACAAGAAAGCAGCCGTCGACGCGGTGATGGAATACGTCCGCGGGATGGCCGATTGTGGAGTCGCGGTCCTGGTGATTGCGGCCGTCGGCCGACAACGGGACGACAAGGGGCGAAGTGGGTACGGCGGCCTGAACCTCGCCAGCTTCCGGGAGTCGAGCGAGTTGGAGTACGGGGCAGACGACGCCTTCCTGCTCGTTCGCGACAGCCCCGACGACCCGACCGGCATTACCCTAAAGCACGTCAAGAGCCGGCACGGGGAGTCCCTCGACATCCCCCTTCGGTTCACCGGGCACGTCCAGCGGTTCGACCCGGTCGGCGACACACCCGACGACGGCCCGCTGGCGGCCGCTGTCCGCAACATCTGGGGCCAGCAGGCCGGAGAAGCCGAAGGGGGCGATTGGTGA
- a CDS encoding DNA primase produces MIRTDSPYGFRVVGPVTEGRRLVDAAAAFSAHCAADPRSQPDAEAYLSAFHYGPDFQQLLRERGSPKGFAGPCWSPWLWFDLDHPGDLEAALSDARKLAGFVLDRYRQLDEDDLLAFFSGAKGFHLGLPLTHNPPPSPMFHRTARQLAERLAAGAGVRIDTSVYDRVRCFRAPNSRHPRTGYHKRRVSHAELMNLSVARVTELAREPLPFDLPRIGELSSELEADWEDAAAAGRERTVMAGSDHPGRLQRATIDFLHSGAEEGERHPRLFRAAADMAELAAVRGIDALIRALLTEPALDTGLPPGEVDRQIGCGIDHGRRVATGAGGAA; encoded by the coding sequence GTGATCCGAACCGACTCCCCGTACGGGTTTCGGGTGGTCGGGCCGGTGACCGAGGGGCGGCGGCTGGTTGACGCGGCCGCCGCCTTCTCGGCCCACTGCGCCGCTGATCCCCGATCGCAACCTGACGCCGAAGCGTACCTGTCCGCATTCCACTACGGTCCCGACTTCCAGCAACTGCTCCGGGAGCGCGGGAGCCCGAAGGGATTCGCCGGCCCGTGCTGGTCTCCGTGGCTCTGGTTCGACCTCGACCACCCGGGCGACCTTGAGGCCGCGCTGAGCGACGCGCGCAAGCTCGCCGGGTTCGTCCTCGACCGCTACCGTCAGCTGGACGAGGACGACTTGCTCGCCTTCTTTTCCGGGGCCAAGGGGTTTCACCTCGGGCTCCCGCTCACCCACAATCCGCCACCATCGCCAATGTTCCACCGAACGGCCCGACAACTCGCCGAACGGCTCGCAGCCGGAGCCGGGGTGCGAATTGACACATCGGTTTACGATCGTGTCCGGTGTTTCCGGGCTCCAAACTCCCGCCACCCGCGGACGGGTTACCACAAACGGCGAGTCTCCCACGCCGAGCTGATGAATCTGTCCGTGGCCCGCGTGACCGAACTGGCCCGGGAGCCGCTCCCGTTTGACCTCCCGCGGATCGGGGAACTGAGTTCTGAACTCGAAGCCGACTGGGAGGACGCCGCGGCCGCCGGGCGCGAGCGAACGGTGATGGCCGGAAGTGACCACCCCGGTCGATTGCAGCGGGCGACGATCGATTTCCTCCATTCCGGGGCCGAGGAGGGCGAGCGGCACCCGCGCCTGTTCCGGGCCGCGGCCGACATGGCCGAACTCGCCGCCGTCCGCGGGATCGACGCCCTGATCCGCGCGCTGCTGACCGAACCCGCCCTCGACACCGGACTGCCACCGGGTGAGGTGGACCGACAGATCGGGTGTGGGATCGACCACGGCCGCCGCGTGGCCACCGGCGCAGGGGGTGCCGCATGA
- a CDS encoding helix-turn-helix domain-containing protein, which yields MTHSTLTTAPPGRTPGAPWPIPDAAAFLSISERHMHRLIDAKKVKAVRLGRRRLIPDAEVQRLASNGC from the coding sequence GTGACCCATTCCACCCTGACCACCGCGCCCCCGGGCCGCACGCCCGGGGCGCCGTGGCCGATCCCGGACGCCGCCGCGTTCCTGTCCATCTCCGAGCGGCACATGCACCGACTGATTGACGCCAAGAAAGTGAAAGCGGTCCGCCTCGGCCGCCGGCGGTTGATTCCCGACGCCGAGGTCCAGCGGCTCGCCAGCAACGGCTGCTGA
- a CDS encoding 7-cyano-7-deazaguanine synthase: MPPELHVICGPSFEADRRTDPSALRLNRTGPDSNVFLTIEDMRQRMYQDPPDRFLDLLDIAAYVYAADQATPRKGGRVEDFEQHWRRHFLFHIPVRDPDFWRSASTCDRLASVLNFASDDDFRFEFVPLRTSPLLRNCIQFDGTMYDGVVDEVVMFSGGLDSLAGAVQESVLDQRKVLLVNHRSTPKVAQRYRNLLAGLRTHAGDANPLNLYVRVNKDSDLGREYTQRTRSFLFAALGATFAAMIGLNRLRFYENGVISLNLPLSAQVLGARASRTTHPRVLRGYAELMSAVAGRPFAIENPFLWRTKTDVVRLIADAGCGDLLRLSTSCAHTWAQTKDHPHCGDCSQCIDRRFATLAAGQEALDPGSEYGVDLLTGERADGISRGLLAGYLETANQVGRMSPIQFFSKFGEATRVFRHVEGGAETVAHQVYDLYQRHAREVNGVVDRAIAANATAIRQRELPQSCLVRLVSDSGERPDRVDPPSATAFDPRPPFEETDYVFRRWNSVWAVRFAGGPYILLRPSRGAAYLNILLSRPNTPVSAIELFCTVSRRGTEFAIETTGPRADKDAVAAYKARLIELQAIREKAEEENDTLVLEEVDRDFRDIESEIKRVMTPRGRIRQDAGTWEKIRKSVGIAIRRVVEEIRVNRGSEVAEHLRSSIRGGQRVIYAASPRIEWQAGNNEKSFPLHEK; this comes from the coding sequence ATGCCGCCTGAACTCCACGTCATCTGCGGCCCCTCGTTCGAGGCCGACCGACGGACCGATCCCTCCGCCCTCCGGCTGAACCGGACCGGGCCGGACAGCAACGTCTTCCTGACCATCGAGGACATGCGGCAGCGGATGTACCAGGATCCGCCCGACCGGTTCCTCGACCTGCTCGACATCGCGGCCTACGTCTACGCGGCCGACCAGGCGACCCCGAGAAAGGGCGGCCGCGTCGAAGATTTCGAGCAGCACTGGCGCCGCCACTTCCTGTTCCACATCCCCGTCCGCGACCCGGACTTCTGGCGGAGCGCGTCGACCTGTGACCGGCTCGCGTCGGTCCTGAATTTCGCCTCGGACGACGACTTCCGGTTTGAATTCGTCCCCCTTCGCACGTCCCCGCTCTTGCGGAACTGCATCCAGTTCGACGGGACCATGTACGACGGGGTCGTCGATGAGGTGGTGATGTTCTCGGGCGGGCTCGACTCACTTGCCGGGGCCGTGCAGGAATCCGTCCTCGACCAACGGAAGGTGCTGCTCGTCAATCACCGGTCGACCCCGAAGGTGGCCCAGCGCTATCGGAATCTACTGGCGGGGTTGCGGACACACGCCGGGGATGCGAACCCGCTCAACCTGTACGTCCGGGTCAACAAGGACTCAGACCTCGGCCGCGAATACACCCAGCGGACCCGCTCGTTCCTGTTCGCGGCCCTCGGGGCGACGTTCGCCGCCATGATCGGGCTGAACCGGCTCCGGTTCTACGAGAACGGGGTCATCAGCCTGAACCTGCCCCTGTCGGCCCAGGTGCTCGGGGCACGGGCGTCCCGGACCACCCACCCTCGTGTCCTTCGCGGCTACGCCGAACTCATGTCTGCGGTCGCCGGGCGGCCGTTCGCGATCGAGAACCCGTTCTTGTGGCGGACGAAGACGGACGTGGTACGGTTGATTGCGGACGCCGGGTGTGGGGACTTGCTCCGGTTGTCGACGAGTTGTGCCCACACGTGGGCACAGACCAAGGATCATCCGCATTGCGGGGACTGCTCTCAGTGCATCGACCGCCGGTTCGCGACCCTGGCCGCCGGGCAAGAGGCGCTCGACCCGGGGTCGGAGTATGGTGTCGACCTTTTGACCGGCGAGCGGGCGGACGGGATCTCACGGGGCCTTCTCGCAGGCTACCTGGAAACGGCCAACCAGGTCGGGCGGATGTCGCCGATCCAGTTCTTCTCGAAGTTCGGAGAGGCCACCCGCGTCTTCCGACACGTCGAAGGCGGGGCGGAGACCGTCGCACATCAAGTGTATGACCTATACCAGCGGCACGCCCGGGAGGTCAACGGGGTGGTCGATCGGGCGATCGCGGCGAACGCCACGGCGATCCGTCAACGCGAGTTACCTCAGTCATGTCTGGTCCGCCTGGTGTCCGATTCGGGCGAGCGACCGGATAGGGTCGATCCCCCGTCCGCCACGGCATTTGACCCCCGTCCGCCTTTCGAGGAAACGGACTACGTGTTCCGCCGGTGGAACAGCGTGTGGGCGGTGCGGTTCGCCGGCGGCCCGTACATCCTCCTACGGCCGAGTCGCGGGGCGGCCTATCTGAACATCCTGCTGTCCCGCCCGAACACCCCGGTCTCGGCGATCGAACTCTTTTGCACGGTGTCCCGGCGGGGAACGGAGTTCGCCATCGAAACCACGGGTCCGCGGGCCGACAAGGATGCGGTAGCGGCCTACAAGGCCCGATTGATCGAACTCCAGGCCATCCGGGAGAAGGCTGAGGAGGAAAATGACACACTCGTCCTCGAAGAAGTCGACCGAGACTTCCGGGACATTGAGTCGGAGATCAAGCGGGTGATGACGCCTCGCGGTCGGATCCGCCAGGATGCGGGCACCTGGGAGAAGATCCGCAAATCGGTCGGGATCGCGATCCGGCGAGTGGTGGAGGAGATCCGGGTCAACCGCGGCTCCGAGGTCGCCGAACACCTCCGCTCAAGCATCCGCGGTGGTCAGCGGGTCATCTACGCCGCAAGTCCGAGGATTGAATGGCAAGCAGGAAATAACGAAAAATCATTTCCGCTACACGAAAAGTAG
- a CDS encoding RHS repeat domain-containing protein, with protein MYDPDGNLLSAANAAGTLVMGYDADGRMTSRTDPSGVTLTFHYDGDGRATLVTDSLGATEAVGYDAAGSLVAASLSTRPGRSRPLL; from the coding sequence GTGTACGACCCGGACGGCAACTTGCTCTCCGCCGCGAACGCGGCCGGGACGTTGGTAATGGGGTACGATGCCGACGGGCGGATGACATCCCGCACCGACCCGAGCGGGGTGACGCTCACGTTCCATTACGACGGGGACGGGCGGGCCACCCTGGTGACCGACTCGCTGGGGGCCACGGAAGCGGTCGGGTACGACGCGGCCGGGTCGCTCGTCGCGGCCAGTCTGAGTACCCGTCCGGGTCGCTCGCGGCCACTCTTGTGA
- the istA gene encoding IS21 family transposase: MLTVDRFALIRQRYRDGLTVRQIAAELGHSPKTILKALANPEPPPDTRSTPRPAPVFGPFEAIVDAILDADEHAPRKQRHTATQIFRRLVQEHHYTGSYHPVQRYLKDQRRDRRETFVPLDHAPGQRCEADFGHIHVDIPEGRLLVPVLILTWSYSNAPFAIALPTERTEAILHGMAEAFGFFGGVPREVWWDNPATVAIHVGRGRERTLHPRYAALCSHYSFAGRFCLPATPREKPRVENRVKDLERMWATPVPQVKDLAALNEHLRRCCLQARERTCGTNTETVGVRFTRDLAAAGPLSLRPFEACVFGTGVVDKYQTVAFDGNRYSVPRRYAFRSVTVKGFVDRVEIVADHQAVASHVRSYGSHQRVLNPLHFLAILEQKPATLDHAPVYRDWALPAVFTALRTDLERRLGPRAGVRQYIQVLQLLARFSLDHVTQAVTVRLARGDPTVASITTTAERLVQTSDTAMSPRDARLSQVTVPRPDLARFDRLLPRSPEGIDHDRSKHDAVEGEPQDPQVADGAGRVREAGSGGSQSR; encoded by the coding sequence ATGCTCACCGTGGATCGTTTCGCACTCATCCGCCAGCGGTACCGCGACGGACTCACCGTCCGCCAAATCGCCGCCGAACTCGGACACTCACCCAAGACCATCCTCAAAGCCCTCGCGAACCCCGAACCGCCACCCGACACCCGATCCACCCCACGTCCCGCTCCCGTCTTCGGGCCGTTCGAAGCGATTGTCGACGCCATCCTCGACGCCGATGAGCACGCCCCACGCAAACAGCGTCACACCGCCACCCAGATCTTCCGACGACTCGTGCAAGAGCACCACTACACCGGCAGCTACCACCCCGTCCAACGCTACCTGAAAGACCAGCGACGCGATCGTCGCGAGACCTTCGTTCCCCTCGACCATGCCCCCGGTCAGCGGTGCGAGGCCGACTTCGGACACATCCACGTCGACATCCCCGAGGGTCGGCTACTCGTCCCCGTTCTCATCCTGACCTGGAGCTACTCGAACGCTCCGTTCGCCATCGCCCTGCCCACCGAACGCACCGAAGCCATCCTCCACGGCATGGCCGAGGCGTTCGGGTTCTTCGGCGGAGTGCCCCGCGAAGTGTGGTGGGACAACCCGGCCACCGTGGCGATTCACGTGGGGCGAGGTCGGGAACGGACGTTGCATCCGCGGTATGCGGCGTTGTGTAGTCATTACTCCTTCGCCGGCCGGTTTTGTTTGCCCGCGACCCCCCGAGAGAAGCCGCGGGTCGAGAACCGAGTGAAAGACCTGGAGCGGATGTGGGCGACCCCGGTGCCCCAGGTGAAGGATCTCGCGGCACTCAACGAACACCTGCGGCGGTGTTGCCTCCAGGCCCGGGAACGCACCTGTGGCACGAACACCGAGACGGTGGGCGTACGGTTCACGCGCGATCTCGCCGCGGCCGGTCCGTTATCGTTGCGTCCGTTCGAGGCGTGCGTGTTCGGCACCGGGGTCGTGGATAAGTACCAGACGGTGGCGTTCGATGGCAATCGGTACAGCGTGCCGCGACGATACGCCTTCCGGAGTGTGACGGTCAAGGGGTTCGTCGATCGTGTCGAAATCGTCGCCGATCACCAGGCCGTGGCGAGCCACGTGCGGAGCTATGGATCCCACCAGCGAGTGCTGAATCCGCTGCATTTCCTGGCGATATTGGAGCAAAAACCGGCCACGCTCGATCACGCCCCGGTGTACCGCGACTGGGCATTGCCGGCGGTGTTCACCGCCCTACGAACGGACCTGGAACGTCGCCTGGGACCGCGAGCGGGAGTGCGTCAGTACATCCAGGTCCTCCAACTCCTGGCTCGGTTCTCCCTGGACCATGTGACCCAGGCCGTCACGGTTCGTCTGGCCCGGGGCGACCCCACGGTGGCGTCCATCACCACGACCGCCGAACGACTCGTCCAGACCAGTGACACCGCGATGTCACCGCGTGATGCCCGCTTGTCCCAGGTCACCGTACCGCGTCCCGACCTCGCCCGCTTCGACCGACTCTTACCTCGTTCCCCGGAAGGAATCGACCATGACCGATCCAAGCACGATGCTGTTGAAGGCGAACCTCAAGACCCTCAAGTTGCCGACGGTGCTGGCCGAGTACGAGAAGCTGGCTCGGGAGGCAGCCAGTCGCGATGA